TTTTTTGGTTTTTATCTACCGATTTTACGCCTAATCTACTTTTAAGGCCTCTTGAGGATAAAAGTTTTCCAAAAGCTTCCAATCCAGTTGCAGTTGTTGTTTTGGGAGGAGGGGAGGTAAAAGGAGCAAAAAATCTTCCTTTAAGTAGTGATGGAACAAAGAGAGTGCTTTGGGGCTTGATACTTTCAAATCGTAACAATCTCCCGCTAATCTATAGCGGAATAGAGAGTGATAGAGCAAAAAGAGCTATCGAAGAGATAAACGAGGGATTTGGGCTTGGATATCGTTATTCAAAAGATTTTACGCCGAAAACCTACTATGTAGAAGCTTTGAGTAAAGATACCTATCAAAATGCAAAATATATATATAATCTCTTCAAAAAGAGAGGCAAAAGATTCTCTATCTATCTCGTAACCTCCGCATACCATATGCCGCGGGCGTATATGCTTTTTAGATATTTTGGTTTTGAAGTCACCGTTTCTAAAACAGATTATAAGAGCTCAAAGACGCAGATAGATTTTTGGTCTTTTTTCCCTAAGATGAAAAATTTTAAAAACTCCTATTTGGCACTTCATGAGTATTTCGGGATTTTAAGCCTTTTAATACGGCTATAAGCTTAAAAGTTCAATTACCTCGTCATCGCTCAACTGATGAAAATCTTGATAAAACTGTCCTACCGCCATAAAATCGGGTGGAGTTTGAAGTAAAACTACCTCATCGGCAACATTTTTCAGTTTTGTGACAACTTCTGGAGGCGCTACTGGAGAAGCTATGATGACTCTATCTGCTCCCATATTTTTTATCGATTTTGCCGCTATAAACATGCTTGCTCCAGTAGCTATACCGTCATCTACCAAAATAACATTTTTACCTTTTAAATCTGTTTTCTCTTTTTTATAGAGTCTTCTTTTTGCTCTCATCTCCTCTTTTTTCTTTTGTGCAAGCTCATCTATATATTGATCCGCAACATTTAGCATAAGTTTAGCTTTTTTGTCTGTGAAGATATCTCCATCTTCGCTAATAGCTCCTATTGCCGCTTCCGGGTTGTAGGGGCTAGGAATCTTTTTAACAAAATATATATTCATAGGGATCTGATACTTTTTGGAAATAACAAAAGCCAATGGAACTCCTCCTCGTGGAAGAGCCACAACTACGCTTTTTTCGTCTATGTAATCTTTTAGTTTTTCGGCAAGAAGTTGGGCTGCCTCAAATCTGTCTCTAAAAACCATTTTGCCTCCTTAAAGCAAGCTTAGATATAATATAGTTAAATTAATCTTCTATGTCAAGGAGGGCTATGATTGCGTTGATCCAAAGAGTTAAACGAAGTAGTGTGAAAGTTGATGGAAAATTGATAAGTGAAATAGGGCAGGGGTTGAACATACTTCTTGGAGTTTTTAAAGATGATAGTGAGAAAGATATAGAAAAGCTTGTGAAAAAGGTTGTAAATCTAAGAATCTTTGCCGATGAAGAGGGTAAAATGAATTTGAGTTTAAAGGATATTGGTGCAGAAGTTTTAGTGGTTTCTCAGTTTACTTTAGCAGGAAGCGTAAAAAAAGGAAGAAGACCTAGTTTTGATTCTGCTATGGCTCCAGATGATGCTGAAAAATTTTATGAGAAATTTTGTGATGAGATGGAAAAAGAGGTGAAGGTAAAAAAAGGAATTTTTGGCGCTATGATGGAGGTTGAAATAGTTAATGACGGACCTGTAACTTTTATAGTCGATTCGAAAATTTTATAGATTTGATGAATAGATTTTTGGAGTAAGGAGGTAAGTATATTGGTGTATTGGGAAAAAGATAGAAAAAACCAATACACAAATATACCAATATACTAGTTTCCTATGTCCAAAACAACCTATTTAATATCAAAATTATGTAAATTAAAGGATTAATTTGAAAGTAAACTATCTTTTTACCGATAGATACGGAGGAGTTAGCAAAGGCTTTTATGAGAGCTTCAATCTTGCTTTGCATGTTGGAGACAATAAAAATAATGTTTTGAAAAACAGAGAGATTCTAAGAAGAAGAGTAGGGGAAAAAGAGCTAATATTTATGGAGCAGATTCACTCCGATAAAATAGAGATAGTAGAGCATGATAAAAAAAGATATATATGCGATGCCCTTATAACCGATAGAGAGGATATAGCTTTATGCGTAATGGTGGCTGATTGTATCCCTATTTTGATGTTTGATGAGAAAAAAGGTGTCATTGCCGCCATTCATAGCGGTAGAAAAGGTACTTTTTTAG
This Nitrosophilus labii DNA region includes the following protein-coding sequences:
- a CDS encoding YdcF family protein — translated: MIYFISKLFTYLILPPGIFIAVLFAASFFAKKFKKTLFVLASIFWFLSTDFTPNLLLRPLEDKSFPKASNPVAVVVLGGGEVKGAKNLPLSSDGTKRVLWGLILSNRNNLPLIYSGIESDRAKRAIEEINEGFGLGYRYSKDFTPKTYYVEALSKDTYQNAKYIYNLFKKRGKRFSIYLVTSAYHMPRAYMLFRYFGFEVTVSKTDYKSSKTQIDFWSFFPKMKNFKNSYLALHEYFGILSLLIRL
- a CDS encoding phosphoribosyltransferase, with translation MVFRDRFEAAQLLAEKLKDYIDEKSVVVALPRGGVPLAFVISKKYQIPMNIYFVKKIPSPYNPEAAIGAISEDGDIFTDKKAKLMLNVADQYIDELAQKKKEEMRAKRRLYKKEKTDLKGKNVILVDDGIATGASMFIAAKSIKNMGADRVIIASPVAPPEVVTKLKNVADEVVLLQTPPDFMAVGQFYQDFHQLSDDEVIELLSL
- the dtd gene encoding D-aminoacyl-tRNA deacylase, with product MIALIQRVKRSSVKVDGKLISEIGQGLNILLGVFKDDSEKDIEKLVKKVVNLRIFADEEGKMNLSLKDIGAEVLVVSQFTLAGSVKKGRRPSFDSAMAPDDAEKFYEKFCDEMEKEVKVKKGIFGAMMEVEIVNDGPVTFIVDSKIL
- the pgeF gene encoding peptidoglycan editing factor PgeF produces the protein MKVNYLFTDRYGGVSKGFYESFNLALHVGDNKNNVLKNREILRRRVGEKELIFMEQIHSDKIEIVEHDKKRYICDALITDREDIALCVMVADCIPILMFDEKKGVIAAIHSGRKGTFLDIAKKCADKMVQTFGCSAQNIKAIFGPSIKSCCYEIGYEIVDIVLKKYGEKYLKDRRYLDIASINRDSLIRLGLREENIAISAICTCCSERYFSYRREKQTGRFVGVIWREER